The Chanodichthys erythropterus isolate Z2021 chromosome 12, ASM2448905v1, whole genome shotgun sequence genome contains a region encoding:
- the ildr1a gene encoding immunoglobulin-like domain-containing receptor 1a isoform X7, giving the protein MKRKTREKHGPDSATGHETEPFLRISVVRCWISLMAFTEADLRIGELQWGDSGVYYCKVVISDDLEGQNEAHVELLVLEWVFVAAVVVGSALVILLVGVCWCQCCPHSCCCYVRCCCCPETCCCPRHLYEAGKGIKTAVPTPVPMFPPYYIPGMPTMMPIAPPSLIDPNLSTAPSLEHNGSARILSIQVTLTETERRTTLFASVVLRCDYSTSAQLQNVMVTWKFKSFCKDPVLDYYSTAYQSALQLGQDPANDCVDSQRTVRTVAQKLGSNEAVLGAEYRDRKVYIQNKADLVINEVMWWDNGMYFCAVEAPGDTVGDSDKEMKLIVYHWLTVLLIVLGALMLIILLCVCCCQCCPQKCCCYVRCPCCPQTCCCPEKAVMQHRMMKEAQKAMTPWMNGQPLYAPMSNHSSSYQMNPMLYAGSASGKGHMTPVPLPPPHMSVNMPPPSIHGNGSVHGTNQVLDYLEGQVRGMDVNAPLLQPQHMPSPPLHMPPPPQHMPQHVPFSAGPPSMLSGLDDGPASRRFPSGSRGAGRSSGSSAYGASHRYPRPVIPRSYSQEDVLDGRSRSGGFRPRSRSRDDLLAYDPRGPSRRDDYSPLPRRGSWSSANEEDSRRGGARGARGGGFSDHPPTYSEYEPGKKPVKRPERFSDKSSRSGTSIVI; this is encoded by the exons ATGAAGCGAAAAACACGAGAAAAACACGGCCCAGATTCTGCGACGGGTCACGAAACGGAACCATTTCTAAGGATTTCAGTCGTCAGATGCTGGATTTCACTCATGGCGTTCACAG AGGCTGACCTGCGCATCGGCGAGCTGCAGTGGGGCGACAGCGGCGTTTACTACTGTAAAGTGGTGATCTCTGATGATCTGGAGGGTCAGAATGAAGCACACGTGGAGCTGCTGGTGTTGG AGTGGGTGTTTGTGGCCGCTGTGGTCGTGGGCAGTGCTCTGGTCATCCTGCTGGTGGGTGTTTGCTGGTGTCAGTGTTGCCCTCATTCATGCTGCTGTTACGTGAGATGCTGCTGCTGCCCAGAGACCTGCTGCTGCCCTCGACACC TGTATGAAGCAGGAAAGGGGATCAAGACAGCAGTTCCCACACCAGTGCCCATGTTCCCTCCATACTACATACCTGGGATGCCCACCATGATGCCCATCGCCCCGCCCTCCCTCATTGACCCAAACCTGTCCACTGCACCGTCACTGGAGCACAACGGCTCGGCGA GGATTCTGTCGATCCAGGTCACTCTCACTGAGACAGAGAGACGCACGACTCTCTTTGCGTCGGTCGTCTTGCGCTGTGATTATTCCACCTCTGCACAGCTTCAGAACGTGATGGTCACGTGGAAGTTCAAGTCCTTCTGCAAAGATCCAGTTCTGGACTATTACTCCACAG CGTATCAGTCCGCCCTTCAGCTGGGTCAGGATCCTGCCAATGACTGCGTGGACTCGCAGCGCACCGTCCGAACCGTGGCTCAGAAACTGGGATCCAACGAGGCGGTGCTGGGCGCCGAGTACAGAGACCGCAAAGTCTACATTCAGAACA AGGCGGATCTGGTCATCAATGAGGTGATGTGGTGGGACAACGGGATGTATTTCTGTGCCGTGGAAGCGCCTGGAGACACAGTCGGAGACTCGGACAAAGAGATGAAGCTGATCGTGTACC ACTGGCTGACGGTGCTGCTGATCGTGTTGGGCGCGCTGATGCTCATCATCCTGCTGTGCGTGTGCTGCTGTCAGTGCTGTCCGCAGAAGTGCTGCTGTTACGTGCGCTGCCCCTGCTGTCCCCAGACCTGCTGCTGCCCCGAGAAGG CGGTCATGCAGCACCGGATGATGAAGGAGGCGCAGAAGGCCATGACGCCGTGGATGAACGGACAGCCGCTCTACGCACCCATGAGCAACCACAGCTCCTCCTACCAGATGAACCCCATGCTGTACGCAG GTTCAGCATCAGGGAAGGGTCACATGACGCCGGTTCCGCTGCCGCCTCCACACATGTCCGTTAACATGCCGCCTCCCAGCATCCACGGCAACGGCAGCGTTCACGGGACCAACCAGGTGCTGGACTATCTGGAGGGTCAGGTGCGCGGCATGGATGTGAACGCCCCGCTCCTACAGCCGCAGCACATGCCGTCCCCTCCGCTGCACATGCCGCCCCCTCCGCAGCACATGCCGCAGCACGTCCCCTTCTCCGCCGGCCCTCCCAGCATGCTCTCCGGCCTGGACGACGGTCCCGCCTCACGCAGGTTCCCGTCCGGGTCACGAGGGGCAGGACGCTCCAGCGGCTCGTCGGCCTACGGCGCCTCGCACCGCTACCCTCGGCCGGTCATCCCGCGCAGCTACAGCCAGGAGGACGTCCTGGACGGCCGGAGCCGGTCCGGAGGATTCCGTCCTCGCTCGCGATCCAGGGACGATCTGCTGGCCTACGATCCCCGAGGCCCGTCCAGGCGGGACGATTATTCTCCTCTGCCCCGCCGCGGCTCGTGGAGCTCGGCCAACGAGGAGGACAGCAGACGCGGAGGCGCCCGAGGAGCTCGGGGAGGCGGATTTTCCGATCATCCACCCACTTACAGCGAGTACGAGCCCGGGAAGAAGCCAGTCAAGCGGCCGGAACGCTTCTCT GATAAGAGTTCTCGCAGCGGCACCAGCATCGTCATCTGA
- the ildr1a gene encoding immunoglobulin-like domain-containing receptor 1a isoform X4, whose amino-acid sequence MKRKTREKHGPDSATGHETEPFLRISVVRCWISLMAFTGASLSEGLEKFAAAAAVSRSEAVQVSVRDERRFAMLFQSVVLPCQYSSVSSQTPVIQWWYKSYCRDRTRDAFRFPDALAVHGSELGSSVHLDCGDSGRTVRIVASGQGSSITLAEHYKGRDISIINKWVFVAAVVVGSALVILLVGVCWCQCCPHSCCCYVRCCCCPETCCCPRHLYEAGKGIKTAVPTPVPMFPPYYIPGMPTMMPIAPPSLIDPNLSTAPSLEHNGSARILSIQVTLTETERRTTLFASVVLRCDYSTSAQLQNVMVTWKFKSFCKDPVLDYYSTAYQSALQLGQDPANDCVDSQRTVRTVAQKLGSNEAVLGAEYRDRKVYIQNKADLVINEVMWWDNGMYFCAVEAPGDTVGDSDKEMKLIVYHWLTVLLIVLGALMLIILLCVCCCQCCPQKCCCYVRCPCCPQTCCCPEKAVMQHRMMKEAQKAMTPWMNGQPLYAPMSNHSSSYQMNPMLYAGSASGKGHMTPVPLPPPHMSVNMPPPSIHGNGSVHGTNQVLDYLEGQVRGMDVNAPLLQPQHMPSPPLHMPPPPQHMPQHVPFSAGPPSMLSGLDDGPASRRFPSGSRGAGRSSGSSAYGASHRYPRPVIPRSYSQEDVLDGRSRSGGFRPRSRSRDDLLAYDPRGPSRRDDYSPLPRRGSWSSANEEDSRRGGARGARGGGFSDHPPTYSEYEPGKKPVKRPERFSDKSSRSGTSIVI is encoded by the exons ATGAAGCGAAAAACACGAGAAAAACACGGCCCAGATTCTGCGACGGGTCACGAAACGGAACCATTTCTAAGGATTTCAGTCGTCAGATGCTGGATTTCACTCATGGCGTTCACAGGTGCGTCACTTTCTGAGGGTTTGGAGAAGTTTGCGGCAGCAGCAG CGGTGTCGCGGTCTGAGGCCGTGCAGGTCTCTGTTCGTGACGAGCGGCGCTTCGCGATGCTCTTCCAGTCGGTGGTTCTGCCGTGTCAGTACAGCAGCGTCTCCTCGCAGACTCCGGTCATCCAGTGGTGGTACAAGTCCTACTGCCGCGATCGCACGCGCGACGCCTTCCGCTTCCCCGACGCGCTGGCCGTCCACGGCTCTGAGCTCGGCTCCTCCGTTCACCTGGACTGCGGGGACAGCGGCCGGACGGTGCGCATCGTGGCGTCTGGACAGGGATCGTCCATCACCCTCGCCGAGCACTACAAGGGCCGAGACATCTCCATCATCAACA AGTGGGTGTTTGTGGCCGCTGTGGTCGTGGGCAGTGCTCTGGTCATCCTGCTGGTGGGTGTTTGCTGGTGTCAGTGTTGCCCTCATTCATGCTGCTGTTACGTGAGATGCTGCTGCTGCCCAGAGACCTGCTGCTGCCCTCGACACC TGTATGAAGCAGGAAAGGGGATCAAGACAGCAGTTCCCACACCAGTGCCCATGTTCCCTCCATACTACATACCTGGGATGCCCACCATGATGCCCATCGCCCCGCCCTCCCTCATTGACCCAAACCTGTCCACTGCACCGTCACTGGAGCACAACGGCTCGGCGA GGATTCTGTCGATCCAGGTCACTCTCACTGAGACAGAGAGACGCACGACTCTCTTTGCGTCGGTCGTCTTGCGCTGTGATTATTCCACCTCTGCACAGCTTCAGAACGTGATGGTCACGTGGAAGTTCAAGTCCTTCTGCAAAGATCCAGTTCTGGACTATTACTCCACAG CGTATCAGTCCGCCCTTCAGCTGGGTCAGGATCCTGCCAATGACTGCGTGGACTCGCAGCGCACCGTCCGAACCGTGGCTCAGAAACTGGGATCCAACGAGGCGGTGCTGGGCGCCGAGTACAGAGACCGCAAAGTCTACATTCAGAACA AGGCGGATCTGGTCATCAATGAGGTGATGTGGTGGGACAACGGGATGTATTTCTGTGCCGTGGAAGCGCCTGGAGACACAGTCGGAGACTCGGACAAAGAGATGAAGCTGATCGTGTACC ACTGGCTGACGGTGCTGCTGATCGTGTTGGGCGCGCTGATGCTCATCATCCTGCTGTGCGTGTGCTGCTGTCAGTGCTGTCCGCAGAAGTGCTGCTGTTACGTGCGCTGCCCCTGCTGTCCCCAGACCTGCTGCTGCCCCGAGAAGG CGGTCATGCAGCACCGGATGATGAAGGAGGCGCAGAAGGCCATGACGCCGTGGATGAACGGACAGCCGCTCTACGCACCCATGAGCAACCACAGCTCCTCCTACCAGATGAACCCCATGCTGTACGCAG GTTCAGCATCAGGGAAGGGTCACATGACGCCGGTTCCGCTGCCGCCTCCACACATGTCCGTTAACATGCCGCCTCCCAGCATCCACGGCAACGGCAGCGTTCACGGGACCAACCAGGTGCTGGACTATCTGGAGGGTCAGGTGCGCGGCATGGATGTGAACGCCCCGCTCCTACAGCCGCAGCACATGCCGTCCCCTCCGCTGCACATGCCGCCCCCTCCGCAGCACATGCCGCAGCACGTCCCCTTCTCCGCCGGCCCTCCCAGCATGCTCTCCGGCCTGGACGACGGTCCCGCCTCACGCAGGTTCCCGTCCGGGTCACGAGGGGCAGGACGCTCCAGCGGCTCGTCGGCCTACGGCGCCTCGCACCGCTACCCTCGGCCGGTCATCCCGCGCAGCTACAGCCAGGAGGACGTCCTGGACGGCCGGAGCCGGTCCGGAGGATTCCGTCCTCGCTCGCGATCCAGGGACGATCTGCTGGCCTACGATCCCCGAGGCCCGTCCAGGCGGGACGATTATTCTCCTCTGCCCCGCCGCGGCTCGTGGAGCTCGGCCAACGAGGAGGACAGCAGACGCGGAGGCGCCCGAGGAGCTCGGGGAGGCGGATTTTCCGATCATCCACCCACTTACAGCGAGTACGAGCCCGGGAAGAAGCCAGTCAAGCGGCCGGAACGCTTCTCT GATAAGAGTTCTCGCAGCGGCACCAGCATCGTCATCTGA
- the ildr1a gene encoding immunoglobulin-like domain-containing receptor 1a isoform X3, translated as MKRKTREKHGPDSATGHETEPFLRISVVRCWISLMAFTAVSRSEAVQVSVRDERRFAMLFQSVVLPCQYSSVSSQTPVIQWWYKSYCRDRTRDAFRFPDALAVHGSELGSSVHLDCGDSGRTVRIVASGQGSSITLAEHYKGRDISIINKADLRIGELQWGDSGVYYCKVVISDDLEGQNEAHVELLVLEWVFVAAVVVGSALVILLVGVCWCQCCPHSCCCYVRCCCCPETCCCPRHLYEAGKGIKTAVPTPVPMFPPYYIPGMPTMMPIAPPSLIDPNLSTAPSLEHNGSARILSIQVTLTETERRTTLFASVVLRCDYSTSAQLQNVMVTWKFKSFCKDPVLDYYSTAYQSALQLGQDPANDCVDSQRTVRTVAQKLGSNEAVLGAEYRDRKVYIQNKADLVINEVMWWDNGMYFCAVEAPGDTVGDSDKEMKLIVYHWLTVLLIVLGALMLIILLCVCCCQCCPQKCCCYVRCPCCPQTCCCPEKAVMQHRMMKEAQKAMTPWMNGQPLYAPMSNHSSSYQMNPMLYAGSASGKGHMTPVPLPPPHMSVNMPPPSIHGNGSVHGTNQVLDYLEGQVRGMDVNAPLLQPQHMPSPPLHMPPPPQHMPQHVPFSAGPPSMLSGLDDGPASRRFPSGSRGAGRSSGSSAYGASHRYPRPVIPRSYSQEDVLDGRSRSGGFRPRSRSRDDLLAYDPRGPSRRDDYSPLPRRGSWSSANEEDSRRGGARGARGGGFSDHPPTYSEYEPGKKPVKRPERFSDKSSRSGTSIVI; from the exons ATGAAGCGAAAAACACGAGAAAAACACGGCCCAGATTCTGCGACGGGTCACGAAACGGAACCATTTCTAAGGATTTCAGTCGTCAGATGCTGGATTTCACTCATGGCGTTCACAG CGGTGTCGCGGTCTGAGGCCGTGCAGGTCTCTGTTCGTGACGAGCGGCGCTTCGCGATGCTCTTCCAGTCGGTGGTTCTGCCGTGTCAGTACAGCAGCGTCTCCTCGCAGACTCCGGTCATCCAGTGGTGGTACAAGTCCTACTGCCGCGATCGCACGCGCGACGCCTTCCGCTTCCCCGACGCGCTGGCCGTCCACGGCTCTGAGCTCGGCTCCTCCGTTCACCTGGACTGCGGGGACAGCGGCCGGACGGTGCGCATCGTGGCGTCTGGACAGGGATCGTCCATCACCCTCGCCGAGCACTACAAGGGCCGAGACATCTCCATCATCAACA AGGCTGACCTGCGCATCGGCGAGCTGCAGTGGGGCGACAGCGGCGTTTACTACTGTAAAGTGGTGATCTCTGATGATCTGGAGGGTCAGAATGAAGCACACGTGGAGCTGCTGGTGTTGG AGTGGGTGTTTGTGGCCGCTGTGGTCGTGGGCAGTGCTCTGGTCATCCTGCTGGTGGGTGTTTGCTGGTGTCAGTGTTGCCCTCATTCATGCTGCTGTTACGTGAGATGCTGCTGCTGCCCAGAGACCTGCTGCTGCCCTCGACACC TGTATGAAGCAGGAAAGGGGATCAAGACAGCAGTTCCCACACCAGTGCCCATGTTCCCTCCATACTACATACCTGGGATGCCCACCATGATGCCCATCGCCCCGCCCTCCCTCATTGACCCAAACCTGTCCACTGCACCGTCACTGGAGCACAACGGCTCGGCGA GGATTCTGTCGATCCAGGTCACTCTCACTGAGACAGAGAGACGCACGACTCTCTTTGCGTCGGTCGTCTTGCGCTGTGATTATTCCACCTCTGCACAGCTTCAGAACGTGATGGTCACGTGGAAGTTCAAGTCCTTCTGCAAAGATCCAGTTCTGGACTATTACTCCACAG CGTATCAGTCCGCCCTTCAGCTGGGTCAGGATCCTGCCAATGACTGCGTGGACTCGCAGCGCACCGTCCGAACCGTGGCTCAGAAACTGGGATCCAACGAGGCGGTGCTGGGCGCCGAGTACAGAGACCGCAAAGTCTACATTCAGAACA AGGCGGATCTGGTCATCAATGAGGTGATGTGGTGGGACAACGGGATGTATTTCTGTGCCGTGGAAGCGCCTGGAGACACAGTCGGAGACTCGGACAAAGAGATGAAGCTGATCGTGTACC ACTGGCTGACGGTGCTGCTGATCGTGTTGGGCGCGCTGATGCTCATCATCCTGCTGTGCGTGTGCTGCTGTCAGTGCTGTCCGCAGAAGTGCTGCTGTTACGTGCGCTGCCCCTGCTGTCCCCAGACCTGCTGCTGCCCCGAGAAGG CGGTCATGCAGCACCGGATGATGAAGGAGGCGCAGAAGGCCATGACGCCGTGGATGAACGGACAGCCGCTCTACGCACCCATGAGCAACCACAGCTCCTCCTACCAGATGAACCCCATGCTGTACGCAG GTTCAGCATCAGGGAAGGGTCACATGACGCCGGTTCCGCTGCCGCCTCCACACATGTCCGTTAACATGCCGCCTCCCAGCATCCACGGCAACGGCAGCGTTCACGGGACCAACCAGGTGCTGGACTATCTGGAGGGTCAGGTGCGCGGCATGGATGTGAACGCCCCGCTCCTACAGCCGCAGCACATGCCGTCCCCTCCGCTGCACATGCCGCCCCCTCCGCAGCACATGCCGCAGCACGTCCCCTTCTCCGCCGGCCCTCCCAGCATGCTCTCCGGCCTGGACGACGGTCCCGCCTCACGCAGGTTCCCGTCCGGGTCACGAGGGGCAGGACGCTCCAGCGGCTCGTCGGCCTACGGCGCCTCGCACCGCTACCCTCGGCCGGTCATCCCGCGCAGCTACAGCCAGGAGGACGTCCTGGACGGCCGGAGCCGGTCCGGAGGATTCCGTCCTCGCTCGCGATCCAGGGACGATCTGCTGGCCTACGATCCCCGAGGCCCGTCCAGGCGGGACGATTATTCTCCTCTGCCCCGCCGCGGCTCGTGGAGCTCGGCCAACGAGGAGGACAGCAGACGCGGAGGCGCCCGAGGAGCTCGGGGAGGCGGATTTTCCGATCATCCACCCACTTACAGCGAGTACGAGCCCGGGAAGAAGCCAGTCAAGCGGCCGGAACGCTTCTCT GATAAGAGTTCTCGCAGCGGCACCAGCATCGTCATCTGA
- the ildr1a gene encoding immunoglobulin-like domain-containing receptor 1a isoform X9, whose product MKRKTREKHGPDSATGHETEPFLRISVVRCWISLMAFTEWVFVAAVVVGSALVILLVGVCWCQCCPHSCCCYVRCCCCPETCCCPRHLYEAGKGIKTAVPTPVPMFPPYYIPGMPTMMPIAPPSLIDPNLSTAPSLEHNGSARILSIQVTLTETERRTTLFASVVLRCDYSTSAQLQNVMVTWKFKSFCKDPVLDYYSTAYQSALQLGQDPANDCVDSQRTVRTVAQKLGSNEAVLGAEYRDRKVYIQNKADLVINEVMWWDNGMYFCAVEAPGDTVGDSDKEMKLIVYHWLTVLLIVLGALMLIILLCVCCCQCCPQKCCCYVRCPCCPQTCCCPEKAVMQHRMMKEAQKAMTPWMNGQPLYAPMSNHSSSYQMNPMLYAGSASGKGHMTPVPLPPPHMSVNMPPPSIHGNGSVHGTNQVLDYLEGQVRGMDVNAPLLQPQHMPSPPLHMPPPPQHMPQHVPFSAGPPSMLSGLDDGPASRRFPSGSRGAGRSSGSSAYGASHRYPRPVIPRSYSQEDVLDGRSRSGGFRPRSRSRDDLLAYDPRGPSRRDDYSPLPRRGSWSSANEEDSRRGGARGARGGGFSDHPPTYSEYEPGKKPVKRPERFSDKSSRSGTSIVI is encoded by the exons ATGAAGCGAAAAACACGAGAAAAACACGGCCCAGATTCTGCGACGGGTCACGAAACGGAACCATTTCTAAGGATTTCAGTCGTCAGATGCTGGATTTCACTCATGGCGTTCACAG AGTGGGTGTTTGTGGCCGCTGTGGTCGTGGGCAGTGCTCTGGTCATCCTGCTGGTGGGTGTTTGCTGGTGTCAGTGTTGCCCTCATTCATGCTGCTGTTACGTGAGATGCTGCTGCTGCCCAGAGACCTGCTGCTGCCCTCGACACC TGTATGAAGCAGGAAAGGGGATCAAGACAGCAGTTCCCACACCAGTGCCCATGTTCCCTCCATACTACATACCTGGGATGCCCACCATGATGCCCATCGCCCCGCCCTCCCTCATTGACCCAAACCTGTCCACTGCACCGTCACTGGAGCACAACGGCTCGGCGA GGATTCTGTCGATCCAGGTCACTCTCACTGAGACAGAGAGACGCACGACTCTCTTTGCGTCGGTCGTCTTGCGCTGTGATTATTCCACCTCTGCACAGCTTCAGAACGTGATGGTCACGTGGAAGTTCAAGTCCTTCTGCAAAGATCCAGTTCTGGACTATTACTCCACAG CGTATCAGTCCGCCCTTCAGCTGGGTCAGGATCCTGCCAATGACTGCGTGGACTCGCAGCGCACCGTCCGAACCGTGGCTCAGAAACTGGGATCCAACGAGGCGGTGCTGGGCGCCGAGTACAGAGACCGCAAAGTCTACATTCAGAACA AGGCGGATCTGGTCATCAATGAGGTGATGTGGTGGGACAACGGGATGTATTTCTGTGCCGTGGAAGCGCCTGGAGACACAGTCGGAGACTCGGACAAAGAGATGAAGCTGATCGTGTACC ACTGGCTGACGGTGCTGCTGATCGTGTTGGGCGCGCTGATGCTCATCATCCTGCTGTGCGTGTGCTGCTGTCAGTGCTGTCCGCAGAAGTGCTGCTGTTACGTGCGCTGCCCCTGCTGTCCCCAGACCTGCTGCTGCCCCGAGAAGG CGGTCATGCAGCACCGGATGATGAAGGAGGCGCAGAAGGCCATGACGCCGTGGATGAACGGACAGCCGCTCTACGCACCCATGAGCAACCACAGCTCCTCCTACCAGATGAACCCCATGCTGTACGCAG GTTCAGCATCAGGGAAGGGTCACATGACGCCGGTTCCGCTGCCGCCTCCACACATGTCCGTTAACATGCCGCCTCCCAGCATCCACGGCAACGGCAGCGTTCACGGGACCAACCAGGTGCTGGACTATCTGGAGGGTCAGGTGCGCGGCATGGATGTGAACGCCCCGCTCCTACAGCCGCAGCACATGCCGTCCCCTCCGCTGCACATGCCGCCCCCTCCGCAGCACATGCCGCAGCACGTCCCCTTCTCCGCCGGCCCTCCCAGCATGCTCTCCGGCCTGGACGACGGTCCCGCCTCACGCAGGTTCCCGTCCGGGTCACGAGGGGCAGGACGCTCCAGCGGCTCGTCGGCCTACGGCGCCTCGCACCGCTACCCTCGGCCGGTCATCCCGCGCAGCTACAGCCAGGAGGACGTCCTGGACGGCCGGAGCCGGTCCGGAGGATTCCGTCCTCGCTCGCGATCCAGGGACGATCTGCTGGCCTACGATCCCCGAGGCCCGTCCAGGCGGGACGATTATTCTCCTCTGCCCCGCCGCGGCTCGTGGAGCTCGGCCAACGAGGAGGACAGCAGACGCGGAGGCGCCCGAGGAGCTCGGGGAGGCGGATTTTCCGATCATCCACCCACTTACAGCGAGTACGAGCCCGGGAAGAAGCCAGTCAAGCGGCCGGAACGCTTCTCT GATAAGAGTTCTCGCAGCGGCACCAGCATCGTCATCTGA
- the ildr1a gene encoding immunoglobulin-like domain-containing receptor 1a isoform X1: protein MKRKTREKHGPDSATGHETEPFLRISVVRCWISLMAFTGASLSEGLEKFAAAAAVSRSEAVQVSVRDERRFAMLFQSVVLPCQYSSVSSQTPVIQWWYKSYCRDRTRDAFRFPDALAVHGSELGSSVHLDCGDSGRTVRIVASGQGSSITLAEHYKGRDISIINKADLRIGELQWGDSGVYYCKVVISDDLEGQNEAHVELLVLEWVFVAAVVVGSALVILLVGVCWCQCCPHSCCCYVRCCCCPETCCCPRHLYEAGKGIKTAVPTPVPMFPPYYIPGMPTMMPIAPPSLIDPNLSTAPSLEHNGSARILSIQVTLTETERRTTLFASVVLRCDYSTSAQLQNVMVTWKFKSFCKDPVLDYYSTAYQSALQLGQDPANDCVDSQRTVRTVAQKLGSNEAVLGAEYRDRKVYIQNKADLVINEVMWWDNGMYFCAVEAPGDTVGDSDKEMKLIVYHWLTVLLIVLGALMLIILLCVCCCQCCPQKCCCYVRCPCCPQTCCCPEKAVMQHRMMKEAQKAMTPWMNGQPLYAPMSNHSSSYQMNPMLYAGSASGKGHMTPVPLPPPHMSVNMPPPSIHGNGSVHGTNQVLDYLEGQVRGMDVNAPLLQPQHMPSPPLHMPPPPQHMPQHVPFSAGPPSMLSGLDDGPASRRFPSGSRGAGRSSGSSAYGASHRYPRPVIPRSYSQEDVLDGRSRSGGFRPRSRSRDDLLAYDPRGPSRRDDYSPLPRRGSWSSANEEDSRRGGARGARGGGFSDHPPTYSEYEPGKKPVKRPERFSDKSSRSGTSIVI, encoded by the exons ATGAAGCGAAAAACACGAGAAAAACACGGCCCAGATTCTGCGACGGGTCACGAAACGGAACCATTTCTAAGGATTTCAGTCGTCAGATGCTGGATTTCACTCATGGCGTTCACAGGTGCGTCACTTTCTGAGGGTTTGGAGAAGTTTGCGGCAGCAGCAG CGGTGTCGCGGTCTGAGGCCGTGCAGGTCTCTGTTCGTGACGAGCGGCGCTTCGCGATGCTCTTCCAGTCGGTGGTTCTGCCGTGTCAGTACAGCAGCGTCTCCTCGCAGACTCCGGTCATCCAGTGGTGGTACAAGTCCTACTGCCGCGATCGCACGCGCGACGCCTTCCGCTTCCCCGACGCGCTGGCCGTCCACGGCTCTGAGCTCGGCTCCTCCGTTCACCTGGACTGCGGGGACAGCGGCCGGACGGTGCGCATCGTGGCGTCTGGACAGGGATCGTCCATCACCCTCGCCGAGCACTACAAGGGCCGAGACATCTCCATCATCAACA AGGCTGACCTGCGCATCGGCGAGCTGCAGTGGGGCGACAGCGGCGTTTACTACTGTAAAGTGGTGATCTCTGATGATCTGGAGGGTCAGAATGAAGCACACGTGGAGCTGCTGGTGTTGG AGTGGGTGTTTGTGGCCGCTGTGGTCGTGGGCAGTGCTCTGGTCATCCTGCTGGTGGGTGTTTGCTGGTGTCAGTGTTGCCCTCATTCATGCTGCTGTTACGTGAGATGCTGCTGCTGCCCAGAGACCTGCTGCTGCCCTCGACACC TGTATGAAGCAGGAAAGGGGATCAAGACAGCAGTTCCCACACCAGTGCCCATGTTCCCTCCATACTACATACCTGGGATGCCCACCATGATGCCCATCGCCCCGCCCTCCCTCATTGACCCAAACCTGTCCACTGCACCGTCACTGGAGCACAACGGCTCGGCGA GGATTCTGTCGATCCAGGTCACTCTCACTGAGACAGAGAGACGCACGACTCTCTTTGCGTCGGTCGTCTTGCGCTGTGATTATTCCACCTCTGCACAGCTTCAGAACGTGATGGTCACGTGGAAGTTCAAGTCCTTCTGCAAAGATCCAGTTCTGGACTATTACTCCACAG CGTATCAGTCCGCCCTTCAGCTGGGTCAGGATCCTGCCAATGACTGCGTGGACTCGCAGCGCACCGTCCGAACCGTGGCTCAGAAACTGGGATCCAACGAGGCGGTGCTGGGCGCCGAGTACAGAGACCGCAAAGTCTACATTCAGAACA AGGCGGATCTGGTCATCAATGAGGTGATGTGGTGGGACAACGGGATGTATTTCTGTGCCGTGGAAGCGCCTGGAGACACAGTCGGAGACTCGGACAAAGAGATGAAGCTGATCGTGTACC ACTGGCTGACGGTGCTGCTGATCGTGTTGGGCGCGCTGATGCTCATCATCCTGCTGTGCGTGTGCTGCTGTCAGTGCTGTCCGCAGAAGTGCTGCTGTTACGTGCGCTGCCCCTGCTGTCCCCAGACCTGCTGCTGCCCCGAGAAGG CGGTCATGCAGCACCGGATGATGAAGGAGGCGCAGAAGGCCATGACGCCGTGGATGAACGGACAGCCGCTCTACGCACCCATGAGCAACCACAGCTCCTCCTACCAGATGAACCCCATGCTGTACGCAG GTTCAGCATCAGGGAAGGGTCACATGACGCCGGTTCCGCTGCCGCCTCCACACATGTCCGTTAACATGCCGCCTCCCAGCATCCACGGCAACGGCAGCGTTCACGGGACCAACCAGGTGCTGGACTATCTGGAGGGTCAGGTGCGCGGCATGGATGTGAACGCCCCGCTCCTACAGCCGCAGCACATGCCGTCCCCTCCGCTGCACATGCCGCCCCCTCCGCAGCACATGCCGCAGCACGTCCCCTTCTCCGCCGGCCCTCCCAGCATGCTCTCCGGCCTGGACGACGGTCCCGCCTCACGCAGGTTCCCGTCCGGGTCACGAGGGGCAGGACGCTCCAGCGGCTCGTCGGCCTACGGCGCCTCGCACCGCTACCCTCGGCCGGTCATCCCGCGCAGCTACAGCCAGGAGGACGTCCTGGACGGCCGGAGCCGGTCCGGAGGATTCCGTCCTCGCTCGCGATCCAGGGACGATCTGCTGGCCTACGATCCCCGAGGCCCGTCCAGGCGGGACGATTATTCTCCTCTGCCCCGCCGCGGCTCGTGGAGCTCGGCCAACGAGGAGGACAGCAGACGCGGAGGCGCCCGAGGAGCTCGGGGAGGCGGATTTTCCGATCATCCACCCACTTACAGCGAGTACGAGCCCGGGAAGAAGCCAGTCAAGCGGCCGGAACGCTTCTCT GATAAGAGTTCTCGCAGCGGCACCAGCATCGTCATCTGA